The Kogia breviceps isolate mKogBre1 chromosome 4, mKogBre1 haplotype 1, whole genome shotgun sequence genome window below encodes:
- the SREK1 gene encoding splicing regulatory glutamine/lysine-rich protein 1 isoform X2 → MTSLMPGAGLLPIPTPNPLTTLGVSLSSLGAIPAAALDPNIATLGEIPQPPLMGNVDPSKIDEIRRTVYVGNLNSQTTTADQLLEFFKQVGEVKFVRMAGDETQPTRFAFVEFADQNSVPRALAFNGVMFGDRPLKINHSNNAIVKPPEMTPQAAAKELEEVMKRVREAQSFISAAIEPESGKNNERKGGRSRSHTRSKSRSSSKSRSRRKRSQSKHRSRSHNRSRSRQKDRRRSKSPHKKRSKSRERRKSRSRSRSRDKRKDNREKIKEKERVKEKDREKEREKERDREKEREKEKERGKNKDKDRDKEREKDRDKDKEKDREREREKEHEKERDKEKEKEQDKEKEREKDRSKEIDEKRKKDKKSRTPPRSYNASRRSRSSSRERRRRRSRSSSRSPRTSKTIKRKSSRSPSPRSRNKKDKKREKERDHISERRERERSASTRKSSNDRDGKEKVEKNSTSLKEKEHNKEPDSSVGKEVDDKDAPRTEENKVQQNGSCQPNEENLSTKTEAV, encoded by the exons ctGGGTGTTTCCCTTAGCAGTTTGGGAGCTATACCAGCAGCAGCACTAGACCCCAATATTGCAACACTTGGAGAGATACCACAGCCACCACTTATGGGAAATGTGGATCCTTCCAAAATTGATGAAATTAGGAGAACAGTCTATGTTGGCAATTTGAATTCCCAG ACAACAACAGCTGATCAGctacttgaattttttaaacaagttGGAGAAGTGAAGTTTGTGCGGATGGCAGGTGATGAGACTCAGCCAACTCGGTTTGCTTTTGTGGAATTTGCAGACCAAAATTCTGTACCAAGGGCCCTTGCTTTTAATGGAGTTATGTTTGGAGACAGGCCACTGAA aataaATCACTCCAACAATGCAATAGTAAAACCCCCTGAGATGACACCTCAGGCTGCAGCTAAGGAGTTAGAAGAAGTAATGAAGCGAGTGCGAGAGGCTCAGTCCTTTATCTCAGCAGCTATCGAACCAG AGTCTGGAAAGAACAATGAAAGAAAAGGCGGTCGATCTCGTTCCCACACTCGTTCAAAATCCAGGTCTAGCTCAAAATCCCGTTCTAGAAGGAAAAGATCACAGTCAAAACACAG gaGTAGATCCCATAATAGATCACGTTCAAGACAAAAAGATAGACGTAGATCTAAGAGCCCTCATAAAAAACGCTCTAAATCAAGGGAGAGGCGGAAGTCAAGGAGTCGTTCGCGTTCACG ggacaaaagaaaagacaaccgagaaaaaatcaaggaaaaggaaagagtgaaagaaaaagatagagaaaaggaaagggaaaaagagagagatagggAAAAGGAacgtgaaaaagaaaaggaacggggtaaaaacaaagataaagaccGGGATAAAGAACGGGAAAAGGACCGAGATAAAGACAaggagaaggacagagagagagagcgggAAAAAGAGCATGAAAAGGAACGAgacaaagagaaggagaaggaacagGACAAAGAAAAGGAACGAGAAAAGGACAGATCCAAAGAGatagatgagaaaagaaagaaggataaaaaGTCCAGAACACCACCCAGAAGTTACAATGCATCAAGAAGATCTCGTAGTTCCAGCAG GGAAAGGCgtaggaggaggagcaggagttcTTCCAGATCGCCAAGAACATCAaaaaccataaaaaggaaatctTCTAGGTCTCCATCCCCTAGGAG CAGAAATAAGAaggataaaaagagagaaaaagaaagggaccacATCagtgaaagaagagagagagaacgtTCAGCCTCTACAAGAAAGAGTTCTAATGACAGAGATGGGAAGGAAAAGGTGGAGAAGAACAGTACTTCACTTAAA GAGAAGGAGCACAATAAAGAACCAGATTCAAGTGTGGGAAAAGAAGTAGATGACAAGGATGCACCAAGGACTGAGGAAAACAAAGTACAGCAAAATGGGAGTTGTCAACCAAATGAAGAAAACCTCTCTaccaaaacagaagcagtataG
- the SREK1 gene encoding splicing regulatory glutamine/lysine-rich protein 1 isoform X3, protein MTPQAAAKELEEVMKRVREAQSFISAAIEPESGKNNERKGGRSRSHTRSKSRSSSKSRSRRKRSQSKHRSRSHNRSRSRQKDRRRSKSPHKKRSKSRERRKSRSRSRSRDKRKDNREKIKEKERVKEKDREKEREKERDREKEREKEKERGKNKDKDRDKEREKDRDKDKEKDREREREKEHEKERDKEKEKEQDKEKEREKDRSKEIDEKRKKDKKSRTPPRSYNASRRSRSSSRERRRRRSRSSSRSPRTSKTIKRKSSRSPSPRSRNKKDKKREKERDHISERRERERSASTRKSSNDRDGKEKVEKNSTSLKEKEHNKEPDSSVGKEVDDKDAPRTEENKVQQNGSCQPNEENLSTKTEAV, encoded by the exons ATGACACCTCAGGCTGCAGCTAAGGAGTTAGAAGAAGTAATGAAGCGAGTGCGAGAGGCTCAGTCCTTTATCTCAGCAGCTATCGAACCAG AGTCTGGAAAGAACAATGAAAGAAAAGGCGGTCGATCTCGTTCCCACACTCGTTCAAAATCCAGGTCTAGCTCAAAATCCCGTTCTAGAAGGAAAAGATCACAGTCAAAACACAG gaGTAGATCCCATAATAGATCACGTTCAAGACAAAAAGATAGACGTAGATCTAAGAGCCCTCATAAAAAACGCTCTAAATCAAGGGAGAGGCGGAAGTCAAGGAGTCGTTCGCGTTCACG ggacaaaagaaaagacaaccgagaaaaaatcaaggaaaaggaaagagtgaaagaaaaagatagagaaaaggaaagggaaaaagagagagatagggAAAAGGAacgtgaaaaagaaaaggaacggggtaaaaacaaagataaagaccGGGATAAAGAACGGGAAAAGGACCGAGATAAAGACAaggagaaggacagagagagagagcgggAAAAAGAGCATGAAAAGGAACGAgacaaagagaaggagaaggaacagGACAAAGAAAAGGAACGAGAAAAGGACAGATCCAAAGAGatagatgagaaaagaaagaaggataaaaaGTCCAGAACACCACCCAGAAGTTACAATGCATCAAGAAGATCTCGTAGTTCCAGCAG GGAAAGGCgtaggaggaggagcaggagttcTTCCAGATCGCCAAGAACATCAaaaaccataaaaaggaaatctTCTAGGTCTCCATCCCCTAGGAG CAGAAATAAGAaggataaaaagagagaaaaagaaagggaccacATCagtgaaagaagagagagagaacgtTCAGCCTCTACAAGAAAGAGTTCTAATGACAGAGATGGGAAGGAAAAGGTGGAGAAGAACAGTACTTCACTTAAA GAGAAGGAGCACAATAAAGAACCAGATTCAAGTGTGGGAAAAGAAGTAGATGACAAGGATGCACCAAGGACTGAGGAAAACAAAGTACAGCAAAATGGGAGTTGTCAACCAAATGAAGAAAACCTCTCTaccaaaacagaagcagtataG